In a single window of the Pedococcus dokdonensis genome:
- the lepA gene encoding translation elongation factor 4 — MARTALQPHATPPDLIRNFCIIAHIDHGKSTLADRMLQITGIVDERAMRAQYLDRMDIERERGITIKSQAVRMPWEVDGATYALNMIDTPGHVDFTYEVSRSLAACEGAVLLVDAAQGIEAQTLANLYLAMENDLTIIPVLNKIDLPAAQPEKFAEELAGLIGCEPEDCLRVSGKTGEGVEPLLDQIVAQLPAPVGDPDAPARAMIFDSVYDTYRGVVTYVRVIDGNLNPREKIAMMSTRATHELLEIGVSSPEPTPAKGLGVGEVGYLITGVKDVRQSRVGDTVTNAAKPAKDALGGYRDPKPMVFSGLYPIDGSDYPDLRDALDKLKLNDAALVYEPETSAALGFGFRIGFLGMLHLEIVRERLEREFDLDLISTLPNVVYDVTMDDGKKIVVTNPSEFPYGKVTSVTEPVVRATVLAPSEFIGAIMELCQQKRGALRGMDYLSEDRVEMRYTLPLAEIVFDFFDQLKSRTRGYASLDYEPDGDQEADLVKVDIMLQGETVDAFSAVVHKDKAYAYGVMMAGKLKDLIPRQQFEVPIQAAIGSRIIARENIRAIRKDVLAKCYGGDISRKRKLLEKQKAGKKRMKNIGSVEVPPEAFIAALSNDAPAKK; from the coding sequence ATGGCCCGCACCGCGCTGCAGCCGCACGCAACGCCGCCGGACCTGATCCGGAACTTCTGCATCATCGCCCACATCGACCACGGCAAGTCGACGCTGGCCGACCGGATGCTCCAGATCACCGGCATCGTCGACGAGCGCGCCATGCGTGCGCAGTACCTCGACCGGATGGACATCGAGCGCGAGCGCGGCATCACGATCAAGAGCCAGGCGGTCCGCATGCCGTGGGAGGTCGACGGAGCGACCTACGCGCTCAACATGATCGACACCCCCGGTCACGTCGACTTCACCTACGAGGTGTCCCGCTCACTGGCCGCCTGCGAGGGCGCGGTGCTGCTCGTCGACGCGGCCCAGGGCATCGAGGCGCAGACGCTGGCGAACCTCTACCTCGCCATGGAGAACGACCTCACGATCATCCCCGTCCTCAACAAGATCGACCTGCCCGCGGCCCAGCCGGAGAAGTTCGCCGAGGAGCTCGCCGGGCTGATCGGCTGCGAGCCCGAGGACTGCCTCCGGGTGTCGGGCAAGACCGGTGAGGGGGTTGAGCCGCTGCTCGACCAGATCGTGGCCCAGCTCCCGGCGCCGGTCGGCGACCCCGACGCGCCGGCCCGCGCGATGATCTTCGACTCCGTCTACGACACCTACCGCGGCGTGGTCACCTACGTGCGCGTCATCGACGGCAACCTCAACCCGCGCGAGAAGATCGCGATGATGTCGACGCGGGCCACCCACGAGCTGCTCGAGATCGGGGTCAGCTCACCGGAGCCCACCCCGGCCAAGGGTCTCGGAGTCGGCGAGGTCGGCTACCTCATCACCGGGGTGAAGGACGTGCGCCAGTCACGGGTCGGCGACACCGTCACCAACGCCGCCAAGCCGGCCAAGGACGCGCTCGGTGGCTACCGCGACCCCAAGCCGATGGTCTTCTCGGGGCTCTACCCGATCGACGGCTCCGACTACCCCGACCTGCGCGACGCCCTCGACAAGCTGAAGCTCAACGACGCAGCCCTGGTCTACGAGCCGGAGACGTCGGCGGCGCTCGGCTTCGGCTTCCGGATCGGGTTCCTCGGCATGCTCCACCTCGAGATCGTCCGGGAGCGGCTGGAGCGCGAGTTCGACCTCGACCTCATCTCCACGCTGCCCAACGTCGTCTACGACGTGACGATGGACGACGGCAAGAAGATCGTCGTCACCAACCCGAGCGAGTTCCCCTACGGGAAGGTCACCTCGGTGACCGAGCCGGTCGTGCGGGCGACGGTCCTCGCACCGAGCGAGTTCATCGGCGCGATCATGGAGCTCTGCCAGCAGAAGCGTGGCGCGCTGCGCGGCATGGACTACCTCTCCGAGGACCGCGTCGAGATGCGCTACACGCTGCCGCTGGCCGAGATCGTCTTCGACTTCTTCGACCAGCTCAAGTCGCGCACCCGTGGCTATGCCTCACTCGACTACGAGCCCGACGGCGACCAGGAGGCCGACCTCGTCAAGGTCGACATCATGCTGCAGGGGGAGACGGTCGACGCCTTCAGCGCGGTCGTCCACAAGGACAAGGCCTACGCCTACGGCGTGATGATGGCCGGCAAGCTCAAGGACCTGATCCCGCGCCAGCAGTTCGAGGTGCCCATCCAGGCCGCCATCGGCTCGCGGATCATCGCCCGCGAGAACATCCGGGCGATCCGCAAGGACGTCCTGGCCAAGTGCTACGGCGGTGACATCAGCCGCAAGCGCAAGCTGCTCGAGAAGCAGAAGGCCGGCAAGAAGCGGATGAAGAACATCGGCAGCGTCGAGGTGCCCCCGGAGGCCTTCATCGCAGCCCTGTCCAACGACGCCCCCGCCAAGAAGTAG